Proteins found in one Geomonas subterranea genomic segment:
- a CDS encoding slipin family protein, translating to MNVVNLFPVLFVLFLVVAFLANAIRILPEYERGVLFRLGRVKKVRGPGLVLIIPGIDRLVRVSLRIVAMDVPSQDVITHDNVTVKVSAVVYFRVVDAVRAVVEMENYLYATSQLSQTTLRSVLGQVDLDELLANREKINKELQEILDRQTEPWGVKVSTVEVKNIDLPQEMQRAIARQAEAERERRAKVIHAEGELQASEKLAQAAKVMGDEPMSLQLRYLQTLTEIAAEKNSTTIFPVPIDLIKVFIDRM from the coding sequence ATGAATGTCGTGAACCTGTTTCCGGTCCTGTTCGTCCTGTTCCTCGTGGTCGCTTTCCTGGCTAATGCCATCCGTATCCTCCCCGAGTATGAGCGAGGGGTGTTGTTCCGCCTCGGCCGGGTCAAGAAGGTGCGTGGTCCAGGGCTTGTGCTCATCATCCCGGGCATCGACCGGCTGGTGCGGGTCTCGCTGCGCATCGTTGCCATGGACGTGCCGTCCCAGGACGTGATCACACACGACAACGTTACCGTCAAGGTCTCGGCGGTCGTCTACTTCCGCGTGGTCGACGCGGTACGGGCCGTGGTCGAGATGGAGAACTACCTCTATGCGACCAGCCAGCTCTCCCAGACCACACTGAGGAGCGTGCTGGGCCAGGTGGATCTCGACGAGCTCCTTGCCAACCGTGAAAAGATCAACAAGGAACTCCAGGAGATCCTGGACCGGCAGACGGAGCCCTGGGGGGTGAAGGTGTCGACGGTCGAGGTCAAGAACATCGACCTGCCGCAGGAGATGCAGCGTGCGATAGCCAGGCAGGCGGAGGCGGAACGCGAGCGGCGCGCTAAGGTTATCCACGCAGAAGGCGAACTGCAGGCTTCCGAGAAGCTGGCCCAGGCGGCAAAGGTGATGGGGGACGAACCGATGTCACTGCAGCTGCGCTACCTGCAGACGCTGACCGAGATCGCGGCGGAGAAGAATTCAACGACCATTTTCCCGGTCCCTATCGATCTCATCAAGGTTTTCATCGACCGGATGTAG